Genomic DNA from Niabella ginsenosidivorans:
GTTGGAAATAAAATATTGAGAATAGGTGCCCTTTTGAGAAATGGCATGAGAAGATGTAGGCGTATTATCCGGATCCAGATCAGCTACGGCATCAATATTTGATGGTTCAAAATAATCCTGGTTGGAAGCCGTTACATTAGCACTGGCCTGTAACGTATATTTCAGCTTGGGAAGTATATTATAATTGATGGTTAATGCAGCCAAATAATAATCATCTGAATTATCATTTCTTAATTTACTGTATAAACCATTAAAGTTTAAGGAATCAAAACTTGTGAGATGATATAAAGAAGATGGCTGGTCCGAACCGCTTACAGGAGTATTGTCGTCACTATTATTTTCATATTTACGCCCTCTTTCCCTGTTAGATTTGGATAACCCGATAACCAACTGGCTATTCATCTTGGGGCCCAGTTTAAAATCAAAATTGCCCCTGAAGCTATATCGTTGAAATCCGAAAGAGTTAATGATGCCCTTCTCATTGTAATAGTTCATACTGACCCTGTAGTTTAAAAGATTTGAAGCTGCAGACATTGAGGCATCTACATTCTGAATAGCTCCATTCCTGTAAAACAATCCCTGCCAGTCCGTAGCATTATTAAACGCGGGGTTAAACCGGTCCGTTAACATCTGGGGCAACGATGCCATTTGTGCAGGTGTGGCGTATTGGCTAAGTATATCTATTTTTTGCTGCCGCTCAGCCGCCCCAACAGTTGTTGTTAAAAGTTCTGGTTTTTTAACAAGGCCTCCGTATATATTTACCCTGAACTCGGGTTTCAGCGAACGTCCTTTCTTTGTTTTTATATAAATTACCCCGTTTGCACCTCGTGAGCCCCAAGCCGCAGTAGCTGCCGCATCCTTCTGAACATCCACGCTTTCTATATCGTTAATATTAATACCCGCTAAAAAGTTGGTACCGGTTGCTCCAAGGTTGGATGAAATATCATCAGAATTAACAGGGATTCCGTCTATAACATACAAAGGACCGCTTAAGGCCCTGGCTTGTGCTACATTGGGATCATCAATTGAGGTGCTCACCCTGGAGTTCCCTCTTACCACCATTGTCGGCGCCACACCCGGTTCACCGGAGGTTATCTGAACGTTCAGACCTGGCACACGCCCTTGCAACAACTGATCCACACTTGGCGCAGGCTGATTTTCGATGTCCTTTGCCAACACACCGGAAACAGCCGATGTTGCTGTTCGTTTGGTTTGAGCCTGCATTCCCACTATCACTACTTCTTCCATATTATTCTGCTGAGTGGGAAGCAGCTTTACCTGAAGTTCTTTACCAACTTCAACATTCATTTTTTGACTGATAAAGCCAATCAGGCTGACTTCAATTCTGACCGTAGACTTTGCCGAAGATGTCGATAGAGAAAATCTGCCTTCGTTGTCTGTAATAGCTCCCTGGCGGGTAGCTAAATTGATTACAGATGCGTTAACCAATGGCAAACCGGAAGTATCTGTTACTACCCCTTTAATAAAAATGTTTTGGCCTTTTACAGCAGTCGTAAACAAAATAACCAAAAACAATAATAGAAAGTTTCTCATTCTTATTTTGATTTTATGTTAAAACATAAACATATTGTAAAAACTTTAACATTTTTTGTGCAATCGTTTGCCTAATTCTGATTTTATTTAGTTATTTGAGGTTTAATACAGAGTGCAATCGTTTGTGCAGTATCCGTTTGGTTTACAGAGAGGTTCCTATTGTTTCCGGCATTAAAAAATTTAGCCATCCGGTTTCCTGCACTTTTTAATCAGACTTTTTAATCAGACTTTTTTAAACAAATAGCCCTTTTTAGCGTAATAATTTTAGGAATTCTTTAAACTTATATTTAACCGCTCAGATTACGATACAAACCGTATATTTGACTATTAATTTTTAATTATCATGGCAAATTTTCAATTATTGGGTGCTTTGGGTACAAATGAGATCATTATCATTATGGTGATTGTGTTGTTGTTATTCGGAGGCCGTAAAATTCCTGAGCTGATGAGAGGTTTGGGAAAAGGGGTGCGTGAATTCAATGATGCAAAGGATAATGTAAAAAGAGAGATCGAAGAAAGTGCCAATAACATGACCGCTGAGCCCAAAAGACCAGCCACTTCTTCCAATCCCGAATAAGACCCGGTTCCAATATATCAGTATCTGACTACAAAAGCTATTTTCTTTTGCAGGATTTTATTTCTATTTCCGACTATCACGAACGGTTAAAAAAAGGTTTTACCACTTGCAAGGCTACGGTTGCGGAATACCTGGAAAAAATTAAGACGCATCAACATCTCAATGCATTCATTGAAATATATGAACAGGAAGCCCTGGCCAGGGCCCAAGCATTGGATGCACTTCCGTTTCCGGCAGGAAAGCTGCATGGTGTGGTAATTTCGTTGAAAGATGTTCTTTGCCATAAAGGACATCAATTGTCTGCTGCTTCAAAAATCCTAGAAGGTTTTACTTCCGTTTTCTCTGCCACAGCCGTCCAGCGCCTGCAGGCAGAAGGCGCTATTATTATAGGCCGTGTGAATTGTGATGAATTTGCAATGGGATCCACCAATGAAAACTCCGTTTACGGCAAGGTGCTGAATGCTGCCGATGAAAGCCGCATCTCCGGCGGTTCTTCCGGTGGTTCGGCCGTTTCAGTGCAGGCCGGCCTGTGCATGGTTTCCCTGGGAAGCGATACTGGTGGCTCTGTACGGCAACCGGCAGATTTTTGTGGTATTATTGGGCTGAAACCCACTTATGGCAGGGTCTCCCGGTATGGACTGATCGCTTATGCCTCCTCCTTTGATCAGATCGGCATCTTTGCAAAAAACATTCCTGATACCGCTTTGGTGCTGGAAGTCATTTCCGGTGCAGACGATTTTGACAGTACCGTTTCTAATGAGCCGGTGCCCGTTTATTCCGGTGCATTAACCTCCGGATCTTCTTACAGGATCGCTTATTTCCCCGAAGCCCTGGATCATGAAAGCCTGGACCCGGAAATAAGCCGGGCCATAAAGAAACAATTAGCGGACTGGGAAGCAGAAGGACATACAGTACAACCGGTTCACTTTGACCTGCTGGAGTATATTGTGCCTACC
This window encodes:
- a CDS encoding Sec-independent protein translocase subunit TatA/TatB; its protein translation is MANFQLLGALGTNEIIIIMVIVLLLFGGRKIPELMRGLGKGVREFNDAKDNVKREIEESANNMTAEPKRPATSSNPE
- the gatA gene encoding Asp-tRNA(Asn)/Glu-tRNA(Gln) amidotransferase subunit GatA, with product MQDFISISDYHERLKKGFTTCKATVAEYLEKIKTHQHLNAFIEIYEQEALARAQALDALPFPAGKLHGVVISLKDVLCHKGHQLSAASKILEGFTSVFSATAVQRLQAEGAIIIGRVNCDEFAMGSTNENSVYGKVLNAADESRISGGSSGGSAVSVQAGLCMVSLGSDTGGSVRQPADFCGIIGLKPTYGRVSRYGLIAYASSFDQIGIFAKNIPDTALVLEVISGADDFDSTVSNEPVPVYSGALTSGSSYRIAYFPEALDHESLDPEISRAIKKQLADWEAEGHTVQPVHFDLLEYIVPTYYVLTTAEAASNLSRYDGVKYGYRSAGPQPELDDFYKKNRSEGFGKEVKRRILLGNFVLSSGYYDAYFTQAQKVRKILTNNLQLIFRDFDFICLPVSPSVAFKIGEKTEDPIAMYIADIYTVMANLAGIPAIAVPKFTHPVHRMPFGFQLMAAPFKEVSLLAFSNNILSK